Proteins from one Phytoactinopolyspora mesophila genomic window:
- a CDS encoding DUF5131 family protein gives MSDRSRIEWTEATWNPVTGCDRVSAGCDNCYALALAKRLKAMGTEKYQQDGDPRTSGPGFAVTIHPGSLDQPRRWRTPRTVFVNSMSDLFHAKVPTSFVRDVFDVMADTPQHTYQVLTKRPLRAARIADQLRWPPNVWLGVSIEHMDVARRADHLRQIPAIVRFLSCEPLLGPLDELDLTEMDWVIAGGESGVNYRPVDIRWVRGIRDACVIAGVPFFFKQWGGRSPKSLGRHLDGETWDQMPSQ, from the coding sequence ATGAGCGACCGATCCCGGATCGAATGGACCGAAGCCACATGGAATCCCGTCACGGGATGCGATCGGGTCTCCGCAGGCTGCGACAACTGCTACGCCTTGGCCCTCGCGAAACGGCTCAAGGCCATGGGCACAGAGAAGTACCAACAAGACGGTGATCCGCGCACCTCAGGTCCAGGGTTCGCGGTCACCATCCATCCCGGCTCGCTCGACCAGCCCAGACGATGGCGCACACCACGCACAGTCTTCGTCAACTCGATGAGTGACTTGTTCCACGCAAAAGTGCCAACCTCGTTCGTCCGTGACGTCTTCGACGTCATGGCAGACACGCCTCAACACACGTACCAAGTCCTGACGAAGCGACCACTCCGTGCAGCACGAATCGCCGATCAGCTCCGATGGCCGCCAAACGTGTGGCTCGGAGTCTCGATCGAGCACATGGACGTGGCCCGTCGCGCGGACCATCTACGCCAGATCCCCGCCATCGTGCGGTTCCTCTCCTGCGAACCGTTGCTCGGGCCCCTCGACGAGCTAGATCTGACAGAAATGGATTGGGTCATCGCGGGCGGCGAGTCAGGCGTGAACTACCGGCCGGTAGACATCCGCTGGGTACGGGGCATCCGCGACGCCTGCGTAATTGCCGGCGTGCCATTCTTCTTCAAGCAATGGGGAGGCCGCTCCCCCAAGTCTCTCGGACGTCACCTCGACGGCGAAACCTGGGACCAGATGCCAAGCCAGTAG
- a CDS encoding DEAD/DEAH box helicase, whose product MEFDFSTITAGTDLNAIREPVALFDALPSKEQGLGYLRQVQATVLDRWSPRRDETDLVVKMNTGTGKTIVGLLILQVGLHDGVGPALYLALTPQLAERAAAEARRLGLSAVTDPRNAKFRQGQAICITSLQVLFNGKTKFGLADSESPQQVGMVVVDDAHSAITRLEEYSRILIPSADDAYTALMELFEDDLEAQGAAKLMDIKTGEPGAVMRIPFWAWQDRASEVLKVLHPLRNSPMLEWVWPLLKDHLPVCEATLTTNGIEVASPLPPIQQFPSYVEAKRRVYMTATLANDSALVTHFAANAVTVANPIVPDSAADLGDRLVLVPQQLVPDLSDNELRTAIASIAVTDNVVVLVPSWARAQGWTEVANETVSKADEIDAAVARLRAEPVGLVVIVNQYDGIDLPDDACRVLVIDGLPQAASASERREATALRDTNTIITRHVQRFEQGMGRGVRSREDRCAVLVMGRRLVELISLPDVRGRLSPGTRAQVELSRQVARILEGRSDVTMDGVVDLIRKVIDGAEDFKSAARQALLDVTYETAPLAATAVHERAAYDAAVRGMHEAAADAADNAVNVARQVLNDDRLAGWFAEKAAAYRHATDPIRAQTLLAGATASNSAILRPISGLEFKSSRPTRRQAEAATKYLADRYTDGGHLRVGVEALIADLEWDPERTEEAEHAWSELADHLGFSGQRPEAQIRKGSDVLWTDSDGNRFVIEVKSGARAALISKRDINQLGGSLRWAEQSLTGTNQFVPVIVHPGHLVERTGTPPTGTRAVDTDMHDKLMGAVRAYATALAVDDRFRDPQTVQEQLVHLHFNGLEFPAHYGVAVKVES is encoded by the coding sequence ATGGAGTTCGACTTCAGCACCATCACCGCAGGCACTGACCTCAACGCCATACGCGAACCCGTCGCATTGTTCGATGCATTACCAAGCAAAGAGCAGGGCCTGGGGTACCTGCGTCAGGTCCAGGCCACCGTCCTGGACCGCTGGTCGCCACGCCGTGATGAAACTGACTTGGTCGTCAAGATGAACACCGGTACTGGCAAGACCATCGTCGGTCTCCTCATCCTCCAGGTGGGCTTGCACGACGGCGTAGGCCCCGCGCTCTATTTGGCGCTGACCCCGCAGCTAGCCGAACGAGCCGCCGCCGAGGCGCGCAGGCTCGGACTCTCTGCCGTCACGGACCCGCGCAACGCCAAGTTCCGTCAAGGGCAGGCGATATGCATTACGTCCCTGCAGGTGTTGTTCAACGGCAAGACTAAGTTCGGACTCGCCGACAGCGAGTCACCCCAGCAGGTCGGGATGGTCGTCGTCGACGATGCCCACTCGGCGATCACGCGGCTTGAGGAGTACAGCCGAATCCTCATCCCATCGGCCGATGACGCATACACAGCGCTAATGGAGCTGTTCGAGGACGACCTGGAAGCTCAGGGAGCGGCCAAGCTGATGGATATCAAGACCGGTGAGCCCGGCGCCGTGATGCGTATCCCATTCTGGGCGTGGCAGGACAGGGCCAGCGAGGTCCTCAAAGTGCTCCATCCTCTGCGAAATTCGCCAATGCTCGAGTGGGTATGGCCGCTGCTCAAGGACCACTTGCCGGTATGCGAGGCGACGTTGACTACGAACGGCATCGAAGTCGCCTCGCCCCTGCCACCGATCCAGCAGTTCCCGAGCTACGTCGAAGCCAAAAGGCGTGTCTACATGACGGCGACGCTCGCCAACGACTCTGCCCTCGTCACGCACTTCGCCGCAAACGCCGTGACCGTAGCCAACCCGATCGTGCCCGATTCTGCCGCTGACCTCGGCGACCGTCTTGTGCTCGTCCCCCAACAGCTCGTGCCCGACCTGTCAGATAACGAACTCCGGACGGCAATCGCGTCCATAGCCGTCACTGACAACGTCGTCGTGCTCGTGCCGAGTTGGGCGCGTGCGCAGGGGTGGACCGAGGTCGCGAACGAGACGGTGTCGAAGGCAGACGAGATCGACGCCGCCGTCGCCCGGCTGCGCGCCGAGCCCGTCGGCCTCGTCGTCATCGTGAACCAATACGACGGGATCGACCTTCCGGACGACGCTTGCCGCGTCCTAGTGATCGACGGCCTGCCGCAGGCCGCGTCGGCGTCAGAGCGCCGCGAAGCAACCGCGCTTCGCGATACGAACACGATCATCACCCGGCACGTTCAGCGTTTCGAGCAGGGCATGGGCCGCGGCGTCCGGTCGCGTGAGGATCGCTGCGCAGTGCTCGTCATGGGCCGCAGGCTCGTCGAGTTAATCTCCCTCCCAGATGTGCGGGGCAGACTATCCCCGGGGACGCGGGCGCAGGTGGAACTGTCCAGGCAGGTCGCCCGTATTCTTGAAGGCCGAAGTGACGTGACTATGGACGGCGTTGTCGACCTCATCCGCAAAGTCATCGACGGGGCCGAGGACTTCAAATCCGCCGCTCGCCAGGCACTTCTCGACGTCACCTACGAAACCGCTCCGCTGGCCGCCACCGCGGTACATGAGCGTGCAGCCTATGACGCTGCGGTACGCGGCATGCACGAGGCCGCCGCAGACGCCGCAGACAACGCGGTGAATGTCGCCCGGCAAGTGTTGAACGATGATCGGCTGGCCGGTTGGTTCGCCGAAAAGGCGGCGGCATACAGGCACGCCACCGACCCTATACGAGCCCAAACCCTGCTGGCAGGCGCCACTGCTTCGAACTCCGCGATTCTGCGCCCCATTTCCGGCCTAGAGTTCAAGTCCTCGCGCCCCACTCGCCGGCAAGCCGAAGCCGCTACAAAGTACCTCGCCGACCGCTACACGGACGGTGGACACTTGCGCGTCGGCGTAGAAGCACTGATCGCTGACCTTGAGTGGGACCCCGAGCGGACGGAAGAGGCCGAGCATGCGTGGTCCGAACTAGCTGACCACCTCGGATTTTCTGGCCAGCGGCCCGAGGCACAGATCCGAAAAGGCAGCGACGTTCTCTGGACCGACTCAGACGGCAACCGCTTTGTCATCGAGGTCAAGAGTGGGGCTCGGGCAGCGCTCATCTCCAAGCGCGACATCAACCAGCTCGGTGGCTCGCTGCGCTGGGCAGAACAGTCGCTGACCGGCACCAACCAGTTCGTGCCCGTGATAGTCCACCCTGGACACCTTGTCGAGCGCACCGGAACCCCGCCAACGGGAACACGTGCCGTGGACACTGATATGCACGACAAGCTAATGGGTGCCGTCCGCGCCTACGCCACCGCTTTGGCTGTCGACGATCGATTCCGGGATCCACAGACTGTCCAGGAGCAGCTCGTCCACCTGCACTTCAACGGTCTGGAATTCCCCGCGCACTACGGCGTCGCCGTCAAGGTTGAGTCGTGA
- a CDS encoding three-Cys-motif partner protein TcmP, translating to MTRGGVTGGDNVVWLAEPHTLAKHQVYRQYLSKWMPIMIQSWKGNVTYAEGFSGPGVYVGGEPGSPVIALETLLRDPALRTRARDLRFLFVESQKSRSERLSEELEKAARPVPLRQLDRYGIDLAIATGDYDPTLTELLTEHNAWGRPMLVVLDTFGGSVKLDLVRRIAQNPSSEVIITFEPQHFIRWAKVDRIRHGDTVFGDPDWRRVDEQPESAKAKWVVDKYRTVLQDAGFSYVLTFELVNTRGLSLFLVFGTTHVRGLQKMKEAMWEVDPISGVQYRDPADPDQELLDIKLEPLTEPLRRELLQYLRNQPKEHAASVSDLRRFALYRTVYKESQVKPELDILVDKKLALADGTDGRVRLGGSVRLTAAGLESGG from the coding sequence ATGACCCGGGGAGGTGTGACGGGAGGCGACAACGTCGTCTGGCTAGCCGAACCGCACACCCTCGCCAAGCACCAGGTCTATAGGCAGTACCTCAGCAAGTGGATGCCCATCATGATCCAAAGCTGGAAGGGCAATGTGACCTACGCGGAAGGATTCTCTGGCCCTGGTGTGTATGTGGGTGGTGAGCCGGGTTCACCTGTGATCGCCCTGGAGACGTTGCTCCGGGATCCTGCGCTGCGAACGCGGGCACGGGATCTGCGCTTCCTGTTCGTGGAGAGTCAGAAATCGCGGTCCGAACGCCTAAGCGAGGAGTTGGAGAAGGCGGCGAGGCCCGTCCCGCTCCGCCAGCTCGACCGGTACGGGATCGACCTTGCCATCGCGACAGGGGACTACGACCCGACGCTCACCGAGTTGCTCACCGAGCACAATGCCTGGGGTCGGCCGATGCTCGTCGTGCTCGATACGTTCGGTGGCAGCGTCAAACTTGACCTCGTGCGCAGGATTGCGCAGAACCCCTCCAGCGAAGTGATCATCACTTTCGAGCCTCAGCACTTTATCCGGTGGGCCAAAGTGGACAGGATACGTCACGGCGACACCGTGTTCGGGGACCCTGATTGGCGCCGCGTCGATGAGCAGCCCGAGTCCGCCAAGGCCAAGTGGGTCGTGGACAAGTACCGCACAGTGCTGCAGGATGCCGGGTTTTCATATGTGCTGACGTTCGAGCTTGTGAACACGCGTGGACTGTCTCTCTTTCTCGTCTTCGGCACAACACACGTTCGTGGCCTACAGAAGATGAAGGAGGCGATGTGGGAAGTCGACCCTATCTCTGGAGTCCAGTACCGCGATCCTGCTGACCCCGATCAGGAACTGCTCGACATCAAGCTCGAGCCCCTTACCGAGCCACTGCGACGAGAGCTATTGCAGTACCTGCGAAACCAGCCGAAAGAACATGCCGCCAGCGTCAGTGATCTCCGCCGGTTTGCGCTGTACAGAACGGTATACAAGGAGAGCCAGGTCAAGCCCGAGCTCGACATACTCGTCGACAAGAAGCTCGCCCTCGCCGACGGAACCGACGGGCGCGTGCGGCTCGGCGGAAGCGTGCGGCTCACAGCCGCAGGCCTCGAAAGCGGAGGATGA
- a CDS encoding ATP-binding protein, whose product MPRPTQDALKTLERVNRRENLYICGPSGTGKSHFTEALGQAAVEAGLTMAWFTIENLGALIRRHRADDSIAKALARILRSDLVIIDDIGLLPVSPRPRRRLLPASRRRLRTPLASRQQHPPGFDEIMPKTLATATVDRLMHHARIVATQGDSYRLTQATTGKG is encoded by the coding sequence ATCCCCAGACCCACCCAAGACGCGCTCAAAACCCTCGAACGGGTCAACCGACGCGAGAACCTGTACATCTGCGGACCATCAGGCACCGGCAAAAGCCACTTCACCGAAGCACTCGGCCAAGCCGCCGTCGAGGCCGGACTGACAATGGCGTGGTTCACCATCGAAAACCTCGGCGCGCTCATCCGGCGCCACCGCGCCGACGACTCCATCGCCAAAGCGCTGGCCCGCATCCTCCGCTCCGACCTCGTCATCATCGACGACATCGGGCTACTACCGGTCTCCCCCAGACCCCGCCGAAGGCTTCTACCGGCTAGTCGACGCCGCCTACGAACGCCTCTCGCTAGCCGTCAGCAGCACCCCCCGGGCTTCGACGAAATTATGCCCAAGACCCTCGCCACCGCGACAGTCGACCGCCTCATGCACCACGCCCGCATCGTGGCAACTCAAGGTGACAGCTACCGGCTCACCCAAGCGACCACCGGAAAGGGGTGA
- a CDS encoding DUF4143 domain-containing protein, whose product MILDDAGYGLIERHLLAQLREVGEYARIVLVNGPRQAGKTTLLEQLHAELGGWLRSMDADVERASARADPEGYVMSAPRPTFLDEVQRVGDPLILAIKIVTDRDRRPGQFYLSGSTRFLTVPTISESLAGRIAVLDLWPLSVAERAGVGPQFIERLLDGPQALLAADTAPVTRHEYLQVACTGGFPEVVRRPVGRPRSRWFADYLRTVTQRDVRELKQIEQVERLPRFMRYLAAVTAQELNVAEAARVMGVDAGTIRSDLALFETVYLVHRLPAWSQNLTAKIKKRPKIHVIDSGFAAWLRGQSADSLARPTSEGAGPILETFVVNELMKLRAAADLEVDLYHFRDRDGREIDCILQTPDGRAVGVEVKAATTVNAHDFRHLSLARDRLGNQFVAGVVFYTGSRSLPFGDRLMALPINHLWGGKPVSAL is encoded by the coding sequence GTGATTCTTGATGATGCTGGTTACGGGCTGATCGAGCGACACTTGTTGGCCCAGCTGCGTGAGGTCGGCGAGTATGCCCGAATCGTCTTGGTCAACGGTCCACGACAAGCAGGCAAAACAACGCTACTGGAACAGCTGCATGCCGAGCTCGGCGGGTGGTTGCGCTCGATGGACGCCGATGTCGAACGTGCGTCGGCGCGAGCGGATCCCGAAGGGTATGTCATGTCAGCTCCGCGCCCGACGTTCCTGGACGAGGTTCAACGCGTTGGGGACCCGTTGATTTTGGCGATCAAGATCGTGACTGATCGTGATCGGCGGCCCGGGCAGTTCTACCTGTCGGGCTCGACACGGTTCCTGACCGTGCCAACGATCTCCGAGTCGCTGGCCGGGCGGATCGCGGTCCTTGATCTGTGGCCCCTATCGGTCGCGGAACGAGCAGGTGTCGGCCCCCAGTTCATCGAACGGCTACTTGACGGGCCTCAGGCACTCTTGGCTGCCGATACGGCGCCGGTTACCCGGCATGAGTATCTACAGGTGGCCTGCACGGGTGGATTTCCGGAGGTGGTGCGGCGACCAGTAGGTCGTCCACGGAGTCGGTGGTTCGCAGACTACTTGCGGACGGTGACGCAGCGCGATGTGCGTGAGCTGAAGCAGATCGAGCAGGTGGAACGGCTGCCTCGGTTCATGCGCTACTTGGCCGCGGTCACCGCGCAGGAGCTCAATGTGGCCGAAGCGGCGCGAGTCATGGGGGTTGATGCGGGGACGATCCGTTCCGATCTTGCGTTGTTCGAGACGGTCTATCTCGTACATCGGCTACCGGCCTGGTCGCAGAACCTCACCGCGAAGATCAAGAAGCGCCCCAAGATCCACGTCATCGATAGTGGGTTCGCGGCCTGGCTGCGTGGGCAAAGCGCGGACTCCCTAGCGCGCCCAACAAGCGAGGGTGCCGGACCGATCCTGGAAACGTTCGTGGTCAACGAGTTGATGAAGCTCCGCGCAGCTGCCGACCTTGAGGTCGACCTGTACCACTTCCGTGATCGCGATGGGCGCGAGATCGACTGTATTCTCCAGACGCCAGACGGTCGCGCGGTTGGTGTCGAGGTCAAAGCTGCCACAACTGTGAACGCCCATGACTTCAGGCACCTGTCGCTGGCCCGTGATCGCCTTGGCAATCAGTTCGTCGCTGGTGTGGTCTTCTACACCGGCTCCCGGTCGCTACCGTTCGGCGATCGCTTGATGGCCCTGCCCATCAACCATCTCTGGGGCGGAAAGCCCGTTTCCGCGTTGTGA
- a CDS encoding aminoglycoside phosphotransferase family protein, protein MDEVKVVVAHSERATLRVGDVFLKVDADQARIDVEVEAMALAPVPTPEVLWRKPSVLAIAALPGTALGRLGEPSTASPAAWAAAGAAIRKLHEAPLPPWPGRRRRDPDELAAELDGECELLVTNGILPADLVARNRQVAEAAIRPWTPVFTHGDLQVDHVFVDGDEVTGIIDWSEAGRGDALFDLATFTLGHEEHLDDVIAGYGTDVELDVVHAWWSLRSLLGVRWLVEHGFDAFAPGCEVDVLRSRM, encoded by the coding sequence ATGGATGAGGTCAAAGTCGTCGTCGCCCATTCCGAGCGTGCGACGCTGCGCGTCGGTGACGTGTTCCTGAAGGTGGATGCCGATCAGGCACGCATCGACGTCGAGGTCGAGGCGATGGCCCTGGCGCCGGTCCCGACCCCGGAGGTCCTGTGGCGCAAGCCGTCCGTGCTCGCGATCGCCGCACTCCCGGGGACGGCGCTCGGCCGCCTCGGTGAGCCGTCGACCGCGTCCCCGGCGGCGTGGGCGGCAGCGGGTGCCGCCATCCGGAAGTTGCACGAGGCGCCGTTGCCGCCCTGGCCCGGCCGGCGCCGACGGGATCCCGACGAGTTGGCGGCGGAACTCGACGGCGAGTGCGAGTTGCTCGTGACGAACGGCATCCTGCCCGCCGACCTGGTCGCCCGCAACCGCCAGGTCGCCGAGGCTGCGATCCGGCCGTGGACTCCCGTTTTCACGCACGGCGACCTGCAGGTCGATCACGTCTTCGTCGACGGCGACGAGGTCACCGGCATCATCGACTGGTCCGAAGCGGGCCGGGGTGATGCCCTCTTCGACCTCGCCACCTTCACGCTCGGACACGAGGAGCACCTCGACGACGTCATCGCCGGTTATGGCACCGACGTCGAACTCGACGTGGTCCATGCGTGGTGGTCGTTGCGAAGCCTGCTGGGGGTTCGCTGGCTGGTCGAGCACGGCTTCGATGCGTTCGCGCCGGGCTGTGAGGTCGACGTGCTGAGATCCCGGATGTGA
- a CDS encoding addiction module protein — MTRQAEDVLQAALALPAHDRADVAAELLASLRDRPGVDQREVEEAWASEIGRRGRRVLAGDSVGEAWVDVRARLADRLAQR; from the coding sequence GTGACTCGTCAGGCTGAGGACGTGCTTCAGGCGGCGCTGGCGCTGCCCGCACATGATCGTGCTGACGTTGCGGCCGAACTCTTGGCCAGCCTGCGTGATCGGCCGGGGGTTGATCAACGGGAGGTGGAAGAGGCCTGGGCGAGCGAGATCGGACGTCGCGGCCGGCGGGTGTTGGCTGGAGACTCCGTAGGTGAGGCTTGGGTAGATGTCCGTGCCCGGCTGGCTGATCGACTCGCCCAGCGTTGA
- a CDS encoding transcriptional regulator — translation MGCKVLFGDVVPYEVPSSLSALRGPAHGLLTVPVTVHWGPRRSFDLDDVAQRRVAYRAIVREGTPQMQEALLNQAVLRREWRRLVLPERCRKTWEDTFPELAAA, via the coding sequence ATGGGCTGCAAGGTGCTGTTCGGTGATGTGGTGCCGTATGAGGTGCCATCGTCGCTGTCTGCGCTGCGCGGTCCCGCTCACGGGCTGCTGACGGTGCCGGTCACGGTGCATTGGGGGCCACGGCGATCATTCGATCTCGACGACGTGGCCCAGCGGCGCGTCGCGTATCGGGCGATCGTGCGCGAAGGCACTCCACAGATGCAGGAGGCACTGCTGAACCAAGCCGTGTTGCGGCGGGAATGGCGGCGCCTGGTTCTTCCGGAGCGATGCCGCAAGACATGGGAGGATACCTTCCCCGAGCTCGCCGCTGCTTAG
- a CDS encoding helix-turn-helix domain-containing protein has translation MTKTRTRRAPVRELLSVTAAAEYLGVSKRTIRRMIHAGHLKAYRIRRRGMIRVTRTDLDDMLYEVKPGDVQP, from the coding sequence GTGACGAAGACTCGCACACGACGTGCCCCGGTCCGTGAACTGTTGAGCGTGACCGCTGCCGCGGAGTACTTGGGCGTGAGTAAGCGCACCATTCGCCGGATGATCCATGCCGGTCACCTCAAGGCCTACCGGATACGGCGCCGAGGCATGATCCGGGTAACCAGAACTGATCTCGACGACATGCTGTACGAGGTCAAGCCTGGAGACGTGCAGCCGTAG
- a CDS encoding type II toxin-antitoxin system Phd/YefM family antitoxin, with the protein MTSVGVRELRQRASELLRLVGEGETVEITDRGRPVALLTPMPQGSPLERMHAAGEIEPATEDFDDLPEPMVVPAGVESASQALARLRRDER; encoded by the coding sequence ATGACATCGGTTGGTGTGCGTGAGCTGCGACAGCGAGCCAGTGAGCTACTGCGCCTGGTCGGAGAAGGGGAGACGGTCGAGATCACTGATCGTGGCCGTCCTGTGGCGTTGCTGACTCCCATGCCACAAGGGAGTCCGCTGGAGCGGATGCATGCCGCCGGCGAGATCGAGCCCGCAACCGAAGACTTTGACGATTTGCCCGAACCCATGGTTGTGCCTGCAGGTGTTGAGTCCGCCTCGCAAGCTCTTGCGCGGTTGCGTCGCGATGAGCGCTGA
- a CDS encoding type II toxin-antitoxin system VapC family toxin yields MAAIYLDSSAIIKLVVRESESAALRQYLRRRRPLVSSALARTEVVRALLPAGEKAVAAGRKVLRRIDVVRISNGILDDAATLRPDEVRSLDAIHLATAFRLGEDLGALVTYDERMAEAAKQSGHRVVMPR; encoded by the coding sequence ATGGCTGCGATTTATCTGGACTCGTCTGCCATCATCAAGCTTGTGGTGCGGGAGTCTGAGTCTGCGGCGCTGCGGCAGTACTTGCGTCGACGTCGTCCGCTGGTCTCCAGCGCATTGGCCCGCACCGAGGTGGTGCGGGCGTTGCTGCCCGCTGGGGAGAAGGCGGTGGCAGCTGGGCGTAAGGTGCTGAGGCGGATCGATGTCGTCCGTATCAGCAACGGGATCCTCGATGATGCGGCGACGTTGCGGCCAGACGAGGTGCGATCTCTCGACGCGATTCATTTGGCCACGGCTTTCCGGCTGGGCGAGGACCTCGGCGCGCTCGTCACATACGACGAGCGTATGGCCGAGGCGGCCAAGCAGTCCGGCCATCGCGTCGTCATGCCACGCTAG
- a CDS encoding SRPBCC family protein: MSINDDVPRVASASREIAADAGRIFELIVDPKQQPRWDGNDNLAEASAGQRIRAVGDVFTMTLTIGSVRENHVVEFEEGRLVAWRPSEPGKPTPGHLWRWELEPIDSSRTRVTHTYDWSELTDENRLGRARATTADKLQASLERLAALAERE; this comes from the coding sequence ATGTCCATCAACGACGACGTCCCGCGGGTCGCATCCGCCAGCCGAGAGATCGCCGCCGACGCCGGGCGTATCTTCGAGCTCATCGTAGATCCGAAGCAGCAGCCTCGCTGGGACGGTAACGACAACCTCGCCGAAGCGTCGGCCGGTCAGCGAATCCGCGCCGTTGGTGATGTGTTCACGATGACGCTCACCATAGGCAGCGTTCGTGAGAACCATGTAGTCGAGTTCGAGGAGGGCCGCCTCGTCGCGTGGAGACCTTCAGAGCCGGGGAAGCCCACGCCGGGACACCTCTGGCGATGGGAGCTCGAGCCGATCGACTCGTCGCGCACGCGCGTCACGCACACGTATGACTGGTCGGAGCTGACCGATGAGAATCGGCTAGGGCGCGCCCGCGCGACCACAGCTGACAAGCTTCAGGCATCACTTGAGCGACTCGCCGCGCTAGCAGAGCGGGAATGA
- a CDS encoding FadR/GntR family transcriptional regulator has product MTASQLPAASTQAPPAWAQRPTNLAKAVTAELVQRIVRGQLPPGELLPPEPALCEAFSVSRTVVREAVKILQEKGLVKIRQGAGTMVQQPTSWNMLDELVLAATISEDESLAILDDLVVTRRLLESDMAHVAARLATPDAVEQLRALVERMDELVGDPVVYEEHDRAFHDTVMQASGNRLARAVVRALEKQAINTARYVGRTEPALCVASNQGHRRIYERIAAHDPDGAADAMFTHITEAWLVRRSGQGDPDRLTR; this is encoded by the coding sequence ATGACCGCATCGCAATTGCCGGCCGCCAGCACTCAGGCGCCACCTGCTTGGGCCCAGCGGCCGACCAACCTGGCCAAAGCCGTCACCGCTGAACTGGTGCAACGGATCGTCCGTGGCCAGCTTCCGCCTGGAGAGTTGCTACCACCGGAGCCCGCGCTGTGCGAGGCGTTCTCGGTCAGCCGAACCGTCGTTCGCGAGGCCGTGAAGATTCTCCAGGAGAAGGGTCTGGTGAAGATCCGCCAGGGAGCTGGCACCATGGTCCAGCAGCCGACGTCCTGGAACATGCTGGACGAACTCGTCCTCGCCGCGACCATCTCGGAGGACGAGAGCCTCGCGATCCTCGACGACCTCGTGGTCACGCGCCGCTTGCTCGAATCCGATATGGCGCACGTCGCGGCACGGCTGGCCACCCCGGACGCCGTCGAACAGTTGCGTGCTCTGGTCGAGCGGATGGACGAACTCGTCGGCGACCCCGTGGTTTACGAAGAGCACGACCGAGCCTTCCACGACACTGTCATGCAGGCGTCTGGCAACCGTCTGGCCCGTGCAGTCGTGCGCGCTCTGGAGAAGCAAGCCATCAACACCGCGCGCTACGTGGGCCGGACCGAGCCGGCCCTTTGTGTGGCGTCGAACCAAGGCCACCGCCGTATTTACGAGCGCATCGCGGCACACGACCCCGATGGCGCCGCGGACGCGATGTTCACCCACATCACCGAGGCGTGGCTGGTGCGCCGTAGCGGACAGGGCGATCCTGACCGGTTGACGCGCTGA